TTGGACCAGATGCGCGAGGCTTCCGGGGATCCTGAACTATTCAATTTTGAATTTTCAGATCCGGAAGAAGACAGGATTAATTTTACTGATCATTCGCAATATTCATTTAAAACAAAAATGACGAATCGAGCGACGGGAGAAAGCTACTCGGTTACAAATCTCTCATCTGGCGAAAAAATTCTGATGTCGTTATTCTTAGCCACATTTAACCAGCGCATTGGCCGTCGCCAGCCCAAGCTCTTACTCTTGGATGAAGTAGATGTCGTACTTCATCCATCCATGATTTCCGCGCTAATTACCGGCCTCAAGAACCTATTTGTTAAGAATGGGACGCGAGTCATAATGGCCACCCATTCAGTAACGACGGTTTCTATGTTGGAGGAAGGAGAGATTTTTCGCGTTTCTCGAAAGGACAACAAGGTTCATGTCTCGCCCGTGACGAAATCCGAAGCAGTTTCCGAACTATCCGAGGGTATTGCAACAATAGATACCGGATTGAGAATTGCGTCGTCTAATGCTGCGCCGATCACAATTTTGACAGAAGGCAAAAACTCACTGCACCTCAAAAAATGGGCGAGCTTGTTCTATTCTGGAAAAGTTGATGTATTTGATGCTCTTCCTGACAAAACAGGTAAAGATCAGCTCAAAAGCTATGGTCAGCTTCTCGCGCATATGAAGACAAATTCTCATTTTTTGATCGTTTGGGACTGTGATGCCAAAATTATCGCTCAGAAATTGACTGATGAACTACCCAAGACAGCGAATGTAACAGCTTTTGCGTTTGAAAAGCGGGAGAACAAAATTGTTTCAAAAGGTATAGAAAACCTATATGATGAGGAAGTTTTGGAGCCATTTTCAAATCTGGTTACAGAAGTATCAACGAGCAAGGAAGTTGCTCGTTCGTTCGACAATAGGAAAAAGACTGAATTCGCAGAACATATCTTTACCGATGGCATCGAAGATCATTTTCAACATTTTGACGACCTTAAGTTGGTTGTAGAGGAAATATTGGAACAACTAAAAAATCAAAAATGAACGCAAAATTTCATGGAGTCCGTGGTTGGGATCACAAATTTTCTTAGGTAGTGTCTGAAAAGTCTAAATTTTCCTCTAAACCTATTTGGGCTATTCACCAAACCCTATAAAATAAGCTGTCTGATAAAATCGCTTACAGGTCATTTTAGGATCAAAAGTGACTTTTCAGACAGAACCTAGGAGAAGCTATGGATGTTGAATGGATAGAAATCGCCGAGCCTGCCAATTATAATGGTTCTGCTGTATATGAGATACGCATCGTAGAGAGAGGAGAGCCAGCTATAATAGATAGATTTTTGGCTTCAGACGATAGAGGCATTATTTCAATTGGTATGACTACCATGATGGAGACTCGAAGACGTAAGTTCGTATCAGGGATGACCCGAGGAAGGGGCCATTCTGAGGGAAATCTGCTCTTTAGGATACGACAATTTGCGCCTTTTGATCAGAAGTTTCCCAAGCCAGTGCTTCAATACAAGTTCTTCAAGGTCAAATCAAAAGAGGAAGCCGATAGGATGGAGGGCCACCGCATCAAAGCATATGTGAGAAAATTCGGCGAAGTGCCACCTCTAAATAGTGCCATTCCAAAGCGATATGATGAGGACGGATGGCAGGAGGAATTAGGATAATGAAAAAAAAGGGATGCAACTCATTTGATGATATGGATTGCTCAACGTCCAAACCTGTTGAAGAGTTCAATTGTAGTTCCAATAATAGAGGGCAAAGAGATTTGACTCTTGGTGCTCTTGTCTTCTATTACATTGATGAGCACAGGGATAGAATGAAGAGATACTTCAGACATTATAATCGGCAGACTCTAAATGATGCGATTAGAATTGCTGCGCTCTGCGTACTGCCTGGAGGAAAACGTCATGGACACCAAAGGAGAATAATACAGCCTGCACTTGATGAATCAGCAAGGAGACTCTTGGATGTTCAGGATGAAATTAAAATGTGCAGAGACTTTGAAGATTTGAGAGGTTTTGTAGATAGCACAATAAAGAATATCCGGGGCATTGGCACTCTGACTATTTATGACATATCACTGAGAATCGGAGCAAAACTTGGCTTATATCCCAAAGCTGTCTATCTGCACAGAGGAGTGATTAGTGGCGCAAAGGCTCTTGGGCTAAATTACAGGCAAAAATCAATACCAATTGAGGATATACCAGAGCCTATTTCGAGCAGTCTTGAGCCTTACGAAATTGAAGATTTTCTTTGTATCTGCAAAGAAGAGTTAGGGGATATAAGTCTCCAAAATACATAAGCCCCATAACCGCTTCGGTGAGTGACCGGAGACCGATGTGCGAGTTTTAGTGCATCAGGAGTTGACAGATATCTGACAGGAGCTATATTTCTTTATATGTTAATTGCAAAAATTCCTGACGATGCCCTTGTTGTTCGTGGCGGTAAAAACCGACCAGAAGACATTCGACGTGGAAGCGGAACACATCCAGATGGGATCGCAGGCGTATCAGTAGAAAGTAGTGAAGGTGTATCCATCTCTGAATTGGCAAGGATGATTCCACATGGGCAAGTTGGCGTGACAACCGTTGGTGAAATCCGAAAAGCTGGCGGTGATGTGGTGCGAACTTCTGGACGAAGCCCTTATCATGCGACATTGACAGGACTTACGTCCGAACAAATTAGTGAACTTTTTTTGCCAACAATTCCAAATCCCGCACGGGAGAAGTAAAAATGAAAAAATCAAGAGTATTCGCAGACTTTCACAACGCGGATGCACAAGGCAGGTTGCGTTTGAACTGCGTTGGGACCGTGGAAGACCTTACATGTCAGAAAATTGTTCTAAAAGAGGAGCAATCACTGATCCTTTATAGCGAAGATTTAGAAGTTGATGGTGTGGTTCGATACTCCAAAAAAGAAAATTTGTGGGTTGCTGTGATTGATTGGGATGCCATTCGAGAGGTTGTCCCTGTAGTGTCTCAAACAGAACACCATAGCCCGGTTTGACAGCCTTCAAACCGTTCAATCGGATATTATTTTAAAGCCCAGCGGCCTTTTTAAACCGTTGGGCTTTAATTATTGGGGCTTCACTGGCGGCTTCAGTAGATTTGTCTCCAGGCATAAGAAGAGAGAACTTCAAGCAAAATCGGTCTTGATAAATTCCGATTCTCAATGTATTCTGATTGAGAATGCGATAAGGGCTGACTACTGGGGACGGCACAGGGGCCGTCCCCTACGACAATATTGTTAATCCGGTGTTTGTAGGGGCGACCCCCTGTGGTCGCCCGCTGATGTGATTTTACAGAGAGGTGAAACGTTCAGGGAGACAACATATGAAAAAAATTCTCATTACGGGCATGAGTGGGCTTATTGGCGGGGCTGTTCGCGAGCAGCTTGAGGGCAAGTATGAGCTTCGCGCGCTCAATCGCCGCGATGTGGCTGGTGTGGATTGTCGGCGGGCTGATATTTCGGATTTTGACGCGATTTGTCCGGCGTTTGAGGGGGTTGATACGGTTGTGCATCTGGCTGCTGCGATTAGAAGCGATTTTGAGGGGTTTGTCGCGCACAATATCGTGGGGACTTATAATGTTTTTGAAGCGGCGCTCCGCGCCGGGGTCAAGCGCGTTATTTTTGCGAGTAGCGGTTCGGTGACAGCGGGTTGGGAGAATGATTCGCCGTATGGTGCGATTGTGTCGGGGCGATACGATGAGGTGCCCGAGAGTTGGGATAAGTTTTCCCACAGGACGCCTACGCGCCCGCGTGGGATTTACGGTTGTACAAAGGTCTGGGGCGAGGCTTTGGCGCGGCATTATGCCGATAGTACGGATCTGTCTGTTATTTGTCTTCGCATTGGTGCAGTGAATGCCGAGGATCAGCCCAATGGTACGCGCGGTTATTCTGTGTGGTGCAGTCAAAGTACGATTGCCGGCATGGTCGAGTCGTGTATTGAGGTGTCCGATGATCTCAAGTTTGATATTTTCTATGTGGTTTCGAATAACAAATACAGCTATCGGGATATGACGCATGCGCGCGATGTGCTGGGTTTTGAACCCGAGGGGGATGCGGAGGATTATCGCTGATGTACAGGACGATTTTTTTTGATGGGTATGGGACGCTTTTTGACAAGGCTTTTGATGCGCTGTATGAGACGTGTCAGATTATTGTCGATGATTTGCAGATCGATATGAGTAAGGAGGCGTTTCTCGATCACTGGGATCGCTACTTTTTTCCTCTGTTGAGAGAGGGAGATTTTATCTCGTTTTGGGATGCGCATATTATTGGCCTGGAGAAGACGTTTGCCGATTTGAATGTGCGGGCGAATCCCGAGTCTTATACGGCAGGTCTTTTTGATGCTTTTGGCTGCGTGCCCGTTTTTTGCGATGTAAAACCCACTCTTGATGTTTTGTCCGATGTGAAAACCGGTGTGATTTCCAATGCGGATCACGGGCATCTCACGTCTGCTTTGCGTGCTAATGATCTGAGTTTTCCGGTTGTGGTCAGTTCGGAATCCACGCGGTGTTATAAGCCAAATCCCGATATTTTCTTTTCTGCTTTTGAGGCTCTCGGTGCCGATCCCGATCAGACTTTGTATGTCGGCGATTCACAGGAGGACGATATTGTGGGTGCAAGGCGGGCTGGTATTTCCATTGCCTGGCTCAACCGGGATGGGGCTGTGCGGCGGGACGATATTCCGGAGCCAGATTATGAGATTAGCAGTTTGTTGGAGTTGAGCGATATTTTGGGAGAGAAATGATGCGACCGACTGAAATGGAGGAATATCTTTTTGATTTGCGCGGCTATATTGTGCTGAAAAATGCCGTGGATGCCGAGCATCTCGTCGAACTCAATGAGATTATCGATACGTATGACGATCTCGAACCCGATGGATGGCGGGGGTGGGTTCATCGGAGCGGGGGGCCACGACATTTGCACAATATTTTTGAGATGGGTGAACCTTTTGAACGCTTGATTGACCATTCATCGTGGGTTCATCACATGGGGCGCTTTGTCGGTGGGGATGATGGTCTTTTTATAGATGAGTCATTTATTGATATTCGGTCTCGGGGCGGTGCGACGCGCATTCATTCGGGCGCGCACAAGCGGCGCATCCGCACGCAGTTTCGCTTTCACAACAATCAGTTTCGCTGTGGGCAGATCAATATTTTGCTGGCGCTTAACGATATTGGGGATGGCGATGGGGCGACGATGGCGATTCCCGGTTCGCACAAGTCCAATTTGCTTCATCCCGCGTTTGAGGATCCCAAAGGTACGGGTAGTGGGCATTCGCTGGACCGCGTTGAAGCGGCTGTTCAGATTCAGCTCGATGCGGGTGATGCGGTTTTTTTTGTGGATTGTATGGCGCACGGTTCGTCAGAGCGCACGCGCCCCGGTGAGCGTCGCGTTGCTATTATTCGCTATGGTCCGCACTGGGGTAATGACCGATACGGCTATCAGCCTTCGCCCGAGTTGATTGCGCGTTTGACGCCCGAACGACGTAAGATTGTTCAGCCTCTGCCGCCTAAGATGCCGCCGGGTGTGCAGTGGACGAATAGACGAATAGACGAATAGACGAATAGACGAATAGACGAATCCTACCCTACCACCCCAAGTTAGTCCGAACTGCGTCGTTGATTCGTTGATTCGCTGATTCGTTGATTCGCAGATGAACTGCTGGCGCAGTTGTACACCACTACATTGATTTGAGGAGTTGTTCGCATGATAGATAAGATACACGCCCCTCTCGCCCGTTTTACTGTGCTCGATTTGACCCGTGTGCGCGCGGGTCCCACTGCTGTGCGTCAGCTTGCGGATTGGGGGGCGAATATTATTAAAATTGAACCGCCTGAAAGTATTGACGAGGCAAAGACTATGGGGGGACCGCGTCACGGGCCGGATTTTCAGAATTTGCACAGAAACAAACGCGGGATGACTTTGAATCTCAAAGCCGATGCGGGTCGCGAGGCGTTTTTCCGCATGGTTAAGCGCGCGGATGTGGTTGTGGAGAATTTTCGGCCGGATGTTAAAGATCGCCTCGATATTGGGTATGAGAGGTGTAAGAGAGAGAATCCGGGTATTGTGTACGCGAGTATTTCGGGATTTGGGCAGGAGGGACCATATAGATTGCGCCCGGGCTTTGATCAGATTGCACAGGGTATGGGGGGGTTAATGTGGATTACGGGTTTGCCGGGGCAGGGTCCGGTGCGCGTTGGGGTGCCGATTGCAGATCTCGCTTCGGGTTTGTACACCGCTATTGGTATTCTCACTGCTTTGCTTCAGCGCGAGGAGACCGGGGAGGGGCAGTGGGTGCATACGTCATTGCTGGAAGCACAAATTGCGATGCTGGATTTTCAGGCGGCGCGATGGTTGATTGCAAATGAGGTGCCCGAGCAAGCGGGCAATAATCATCCCACGAGTATTCCGACGGGTGTGTTTCAGACCCGCGATGGGTATATCAATATTGCCTGTAGTGGAGAGCAGATGTGGCAGCGCCTGTGCGATGTGCTGGGTGCTGGAGATTTGTACAGGGATGAGAGGTTTTCCAATGGCGGAGTGCGGTTGACAAATCGGGATGCGCTGAATGAGAGTTTGCAAAAGTATTTTATAGGGCAAGATAGTGCCCATTGGATTGATGCGCTGAATGAAGCGGGTGTGCCGTGTGGGCCAATTTATAAGATGGATGAGATGTGGTCTGATCCGCAGGTTATGCACTTGAAGATGTCGCGTTCGGTGACTAACCGCGTTATGGGGGATTACGATGTGGTGAGGAATGCGACTAATTTGAGCAATGCGCCAGATCTGCCCTACAGGGCGTCGCCCGAACGGGGTGAGCATACGGATGAGATTTTGAGTGAGTTTGGGTTTTCGGAAGGTGAAATTGCGGCTATGAAAGAGGAGAATGTCGTTTGATGTTCTCTGTGGGGAGTTCAATGACAGATAAAATTATTGTGCAGAAAGATGGCGGTGTTGGACATATTCGCCTGAATCAGCCAGAGAAACACAATGCCATTTCTTATGAGATGTGGCAGGGTATGGCGCGGGCGATTGACGATTTTGAATCGGACGATGCGGTTCGCGTTATTGTGCTTTCGGGCGAGGGCGGCAGGGCGTTTTCTGCGGGGGCGGATATTTCGCAGTTTGAAGCGCAACGCGGGACGGCAGATGCGGTGGAGGTGTATAATGCGACTATGGGGCGCGCTTATGAGAAGCTCGCGCAGGTGCTCAAGCCCACGATTGCCAAAATTGCGGGGTATTGTATTGGTGGTGGACTTGCTACTGCGCTGTGTTGCGATTTGCGGATTGCGTCCGATGATTCGTCTTTTGCCATTCCCGCTGCGAAGCTGGGCCTGGGGTATGGGTACGGTGCGCTCAAACCGCTTGTGGGTTTGGTGGGTCCTGCCAATGCGTGCGAGATTTTGTTCACGGCGCGTCGGTTCAATGCTTCTGAGGCGTATCACATGGGTCTGATTAACCGGGTTTTGTCGCGGGATGAGTTAGACGCTTATGTGGATGATTATGCCGAGACCATTGCGGGTAATGCGCCGCTTACGATCAGGGCGAGCAAGCAGATTATTGCAGAGATTGGCAAAGATGCAGATCAGCGCGATCTCGATTTGTGCCAGCGGGTTATTGATGCCTGTTTTGCGAGCGAGGATTACAAAGAGGGCCGCGTAGCATTTATGGAGAAGCGCAAGCCAGATTTTCAGGGGCGATAGTTTATTCCCAGAGTGCTTTTAGTCGCGGGATCAAAATTTCTGTGTCGCGGTCGTGGATTTCTCCTTGCCACATTTGATTTGTTTGTACGGGCGAGCGGTCAAAGGATGCCTGCATCAGGTCGGGCAGGTCCAGTGTGCGGAAGCGCGTTTTGAAATAGCCGTCTTCTGTGAGCCAGATTTCGCGGAAGCCCAGTGGGAAACCAATCAGGCAGGCGGTGTCAACGATGAGGAAGTCGCGATATGTGCGGATGCGGTTGATGTGTCTGTGTCCGGTGAAGATGGCTATGACAGCGGGCAGGTCTTTTACGGCTTCCATGAGTTGCTCGGCGTTGGTGACAATGCCACCCGGTACGAAGTCGGCCTGTGCTTCGTATTGGGGGAAGACCCAGGGGTGAATGAACAGGATGAGGGCGCAACGGTCATTATGAGCTTTTGCGGCGGCTTCGCGCAAGATGCGGTCGTGTGCTTCTGTCCATGTGCCCAAACTGTCTTTTAGAGGGCTGATGGGATATACGTTGGCGAGCGCCAGGCGCAGGCGCGGCGCGGCTTCGACGATGTCCAGGGTTTCGGGGATTGGAAATTGTCTGGCAAAAGCCTCAAAGCTCCCTTCCTGTGCATCGCAATCGTGATTGCCCGGGACGTAGTATGTGGGCGCGTGAAGGCCGTCAAACGCGTTTTTGGCTTCATCTATGGTTTGCAAATAAATATCATAAGGTATTTCAAATGCGCCACCTCCGCAGACCACGTCGCCGCCGTGTACGATGAAGTCCGCTTTGCAGGCGTTGATGGCGGGTACCATTGCACGGTGTATTTCATGGCTGCGCGTTAGCATTTTGGGCGCGCCGAAGTCTTTTTCGGCTGCGGCGTGGTGATGGCTGTCTGTGACAAAGACAAAGTGTGAAGGCATGGGGTCTCCTTGGGTCAAGGGTGTGTTGTGCTAAATTGAAAGGCGTAGAGCCGGGCGCAGAGGATATGAAATCTCAGTTTTACGGTTGTTCCAATCAGGGTGCGTACATCGCCGCCCGACCAGGAGACGCGATGGCGCACGGAGTCGCCGATTACGGGTTGGCACGATAGGCGATCAAATCCTTCGATTACTTCATTTGTGTCGTTCAAAATTTCGACGCGTATTTCTCCCCAGGTTGCATCTGCGTTTATTTCCAGGTGGGTGCCCGAGAATTGTATGGGTATGGTTGTGATTGTGCCGCCGCTCGGTTTTTCACCTGCGTCAATCGAGATGAATCCATCCAGGCGCAGTGTTGCCAGACCAATGCCGCTTTTTTCTTTAAACGGACGTCCCATTCCATTCCAGTGTGGCCGGTTGCTGCCGTGATAGTAGATGTGGATTTGATCTTTTACGACTGATGGCGCGCCGACCATGATTTCTTCCGATTCGTAACTGTTTGGTTCTCCCAGCGGGATGAAGATCTCGCGGTTTCCCGCCCGATTCCAATGTGCATTGTCCCGACTCGTGGCCAATTGTACCTGAAGTTTTCCCGTTCGCCAATCAAAAAGGCTGGGCATCATAATATAGGCATAATCCGCTTGCGGGTACTTAAATGCAGCGGATGTGTATATGTCTGTGTCTTCGGGGTCGCGCTCATCTGGTTTCAGGACGATTGTCGGTGTGGTCCAGTGGATGAAGTCTTCGGATTCGATGCGTCCCAATGCGCGGTGCCGCTTTCGCGGTCTCTGGTTTATGCGTACGTACGCGACGTATTTGTCGTTGTCCTGGACCGCGACGTTGAATGTGTCAAAGACGCCGGGTAAGACGGTTTTGGGGTGTTTTGTCCAGTGGATGCCGTCTGGGGAGAATGCGACTTTTAGTCCGCCACCTTCTTCGATGGTTTTGTAGAGCATTTTGTATTTTTTGTTCTTTTTATCGTGTGTTTTTAAGACGCATACGCCGCCACTACCGCCGGGTCCGGGATCCAGTAGCAAATTGTTTTTTGCGGATCCTTCATAGGGCAGGATGTTGAGGGCGGGTTTTGTCCATTTGAGCCCGTCTTCAGAGGTGGCATAAGCCATGAGTACCGCGCTGTCTTTGCCGTATTTGCAGGTTCGGTTTGTGTACCACATTTTGTAGATTTGGTCTTCTTTATCCCACAGGACGGAGCCGTAGAGTTGTACCTGCAATTCCCAGGGCGTGTCGGGTACGAGCAGCGGGTTTTGCGGATGTTTGACCGGCTGGTGCATGACATAGCGAATCCCTTCGGCGCGTTCTACCAGAAATCCGTCGTCCAGAAAGAGCTGCTTCTGATCGCCCACATCGATGTGACGCGCCACATGCCGGGGCCAGCTTGCGTAATTTATGTCTGATGCCATGAGATTGTCTCCTCAGATATACCGAAATCCGCTGATGTTGTTGAGAGGTAGTATAATTAACTACGTGGATTTATGCGACGAAATTTGTTTCGGATGCGGTAGTTTTACAGACCTATCGCACGGAACGCAATATAGACTCTTGAAAGATGTACAGAGAATCGCTATGTTTATATAGTGTTTGGCAAATTGATGTGCGAAATACAGGATAAAGGATTGTAGTATGAGCAAGACTGCTGATGACTCCGAGAAGGTTCGCTGGTGGCCTTTTTGGTTGATACTTTCATTTGTCGTAATTTTTTGGTTCCTATTCCTTATTGAATTGTTTCCTTGGTGGGTTACTGATCATAGAGGGCAATTTGGTGACTCGTTTGGGGTCATCAATGCACTGTTCTCTGGGTTGGCTTTTGCGGGTGTCATTTGTGCAATACTACTTCAAAAGAAGGAACTTGAGCTTCAACGGAAGGAGTTAAAGGACACACGTACCGAAATCAGGGGGCAAAAGGAAACACTTCAGAAGCAGAATTTTGAGAGTTCCTTTTTTCAACTTCTTGGTCTGTATAATGATATTGTTGGTTCATTGATTATGTCAAAGGGGAAGGTTTTTAATTCCAAAGGGTTCCCGGTAGGTCAGAGTTTGGGAGAGTATCGTGGACGTGAATGTTTTGAGAATTTACTCACAAGATTTAAGAATTTCTATGATCAAGATAAGGAAGATGAAAAAAATAAGGAAATATCTCAGGATATAGAGGATGATGACGACTCTTACTTATTTGCATATATAGACAAGACATGCGAAAATTTTTTTACTAATTATCAATCGCATATTAGTCATTATTTTCGACACCTGTATCATGTTGTCAAATTTGTTGATCACAGCGATCAAGAAGTTAAAGCAAAAAAGTTCTATACCGATCTCATACGCGCACAACTGTCAAGTGAAGAAATGGGTCTTCTCTTTTACTATGGTCTGAGTGACCAAGGAGCCAAATTCAAGGATTTGGTTGAGAAATATGCCCTTTTTGAGGACATGCCTTCAAAAGTGCTTATAGATGAAGAACACCGGAAGCTCTACGCCCCGAGTGCTTATGGCGAAATGGTGTATGAATGCGAGTGAGCGGTGTACAACTGCGGTAGCAGTTCATTTGATTGAAATGATACTCAAAGGTCTCTATGAAAGTCTTTTGGACAGACTATCTAAAATACAAAGCCTCTTTACGCAGATTTGATCTGTTCGTAATTGAAAATATAGTCAGACATTCTTCTGAGCGATATTCCGATGTGGTCACTGGCCGCCGTGTTGCTGTTGGGCGTTGCGATAACAAGTTGGTCTTGATTCCTTATGAATCGGAAGGTGACGTTATAACACCCGTGACTATCCATGTCACCACACGGCAGCAAATCAATGTTCGAATTAAAACAGGGAGATTCATCTATGGGTAATACAAAGATGAGGTACTTTGAGCAAGAAGACATCTTATACCTGGCGATTTCTGATGATCCAGAAAATGGCAGCATTGAACTCAGTCCCAATATCACAGCAGAATACAACGATAAAGGTGAACTCATTGGCATTGAAATTCTCAAGGCCAGTGACTTTATTCGAGATTCGGTTGCAGAGTCTGTACAGGGAAAAATGCTTCACTTGCTCAAGTGAGAATCTGAAAGAGCACACGTAGAAAACAGATAATCATCACGACCTCAAAGGTCAGAAAATTATGGCTACTATGAGTAATTACACCCTGCGACTGCTCGCCTCGCTTAAAGCCGAGGCGGAAAAAGTGGCAGAGGAAGAGGGCACAACGCTCAACCAGTTTATTAACGTGGCTGTGGCGGAGAAGTTGGCTGCTTTGCGGACGGCCCGCTATTTTCAAGAACGCGCCACACGTGCTGATTTGGAGGCTTTTGATCATTTTCTGGGGACGGCGGGCGATGAGTCACCAGGCTGTGGGGATGAGATACTGCCAGCAGAAAATTGATGTTCGAGTGCAGAATCTGTACAAGAAAAGACTTCTCAACTATGGAGAGAACAGATGAATTATCAGATAACAGCTCTTATTGAACGCGAGGGCGATGGCTACGTATCTCGGTGTCCTGAATTAGATGTGTGCAGCCAGGGAGATAGTATTGAAGAGGCACGAGCTAATTTGCAAGAGGCTGTGGAGTTGTTTTTGGAATGTGCTTCGCCTGAAGAAATAGAGGAGGTCTATCACGCTGCCCGAGTTTGAGAATGCAAAGGGATTTTACACACGGAACGGGGCAATCAGTCCACAAGATCGGGACACTGATTGTCCTATTATTTTTTGACTATTATATTGCAATCTCGACGAAAAATTGTTATTATTGCAATATGATTCACAAATTTTCCATATCTAATTTCCATTCGGTCCGCGAAGAAGTGGTTCTTGACCTGCGTATTCCGGGCACTGCCCCCGACCTGCCGCGGTTCCGAAGGAGCACAGCAAAGCCGGATATTCGGCTTCCTTCCGTCGTCGTGCTTATAGGTCCCAACGGATCGGGCAAGACAACGTTGCTCAGTGCGCTGGTCGCTACAGCCTTCACTGCCACATTCTCATCATCCACTGAGGAGATCAGACCGATCATGGGCTTTTTACCCTTTTGGGCTAAGGAAACCAGAAATGAACCGACGCGGTTTTGCCTGGAGTTCGAAGCAGATTGGCTGGGAGAAGCCCATCAGTTGTTCCGATACGAGTTGGCAGTGGTACGCAGTGGTAATGATTCTTTCTTCTCTTACGAAGCCCTGTCCCACTTTCCAAAGGGTCGCCCCCGACGCCTTTTCGAGCGCGGTGCCCCGGGAGAACCTATATATGTTTCTCACGAATTTGGCCTTAAGCCCAAAGATGATCGTCTCCAGGCAGTTCGAGCAGACACATCGGTGATCGCCACGCTCAATCTGCTCAATATATCTCTGGCGATGCGTATTGTGAAATGGATGAAAGAATTTCTTTTGTCATCCAATATCATGATTCGCGAGAGATGGGCACCTCCAACCCAAACGGTGATGGATCTATTCGAGGACAACTCCGATATGGAATCCTGGGTTAGAA
The sequence above is a segment of the Gemmatimonadota bacterium genome. Coding sequences within it:
- a CDS encoding phytanoyl-CoA dioxygenase family protein; the protein is MMRPTEMEEYLFDLRGYIVLKNAVDAEHLVELNEIIDTYDDLEPDGWRGWVHRSGGPRHLHNIFEMGEPFERLIDHSSWVHHMGRFVGGDDGLFIDESFIDIRSRGGATRIHSGAHKRRIRTQFRFHNNQFRCGQINILLALNDIGDGDGATMAIPGSHKSNLLHPAFEDPKGTGSGHSLDRVEAAVQIQLDAGDAVFFVDCMAHGSSERTRPGERRVAIIRYGPHWGNDRYGYQPSPELIARLTPERRKIVQPLPPKMPPGVQWTNRRIDE
- a CDS encoding enoyl-CoA hydratase (Catalyzes the reversible hydration of unsaturated fatty acyl-CoA to beta-hydroxyacyl-CoA) encodes the protein MTDKIIVQKDGGVGHIRLNQPEKHNAISYEMWQGMARAIDDFESDDAVRVIVLSGEGGRAFSAGADISQFEAQRGTADAVEVYNATMGRAYEKLAQVLKPTIAKIAGYCIGGGLATALCCDLRIASDDSSFAIPAAKLGLGYGYGALKPLVGLVGPANACEILFTARRFNASEAYHMGLINRVLSRDELDAYVDDYAETIAGNAPLTIRASKQIIAEIGKDADQRDLDLCQRVIDACFASEDYKEGRVAFMEKRKPDFQGR
- a CDS encoding ATP-binding protein, producing the protein MMRIKFEQPYLSIKNLNEIDLPDFTMLIGRNGVGKTQLLEAIKQGYVSVAGISSSEIEMYDLDSFRLTDSRDANWESSSFASRVAEKYFTQGADLAPVKTAKKIFKQVISDFGLIEGSDSRRQFEEELRNTIVGMQAFGEFPMVTSDDALSTYCELIKNKVISPLEARYIVTLAMNLTGKFPHEICRDDILSAANFQGNFIENTLNEVFTRYKVDQFLWAHTEGEEGPLSFRDLMSQYRREKTPPWETLRENLDQMREASGDPELFNFEFSDPEEDRINFTDHSQYSFKTKMTNRATGESYSVTNLSSGEKILMSLFLATFNQRIGRRQPKLLLLDEVDVVLHPSMISALITGLKNLFVKNGTRVIMATHSVTTVSMLEEGEIFRVSRKDNKVHVSPVTKSEAVSELSEGIATIDTGLRIASSNAAPITILTEGKNSLHLKKWASLFYSGKVDVFDALPDKTGKDQLKSYGQLLAHMKTNSHFLIVWDCDAKIIAQKLTDELPKTANVTAFAFEKRENKIVSKGIENLYDEEVLEPFSNLVTEVSTSKEVARSFDNRKKTEFAEHIFTDGIEDHFQHFDDLKLVVEEILEQLKNQK
- a CDS encoding NAD(P)-dependent oxidoreductase translates to MKKILITGMSGLIGGAVREQLEGKYELRALNRRDVAGVDCRRADISDFDAICPAFEGVDTVVHLAAAIRSDFEGFVAHNIVGTYNVFEAALRAGVKRVIFASSGSVTAGWENDSPYGAIVSGRYDEVPESWDKFSHRTPTRPRGIYGCTKVWGEALARHYADSTDLSVICLRIGAVNAEDQPNGTRGYSVWCSQSTIAGMVESCIEVSDDLKFDIFYVVSNNKYSYRDMTHARDVLGFEPEGDAEDYR
- a CDS encoding flavoredoxin, with the translated sequence MLIAKIPDDALVVRGGKNRPEDIRRGSGTHPDGIAGVSVESSEGVSISELARMIPHGQVGVTTVGEIRKAGGDVVRTSGRSPYHATLTGLTSEQISELFLPTIPNPAREK
- a CDS encoding metallophosphoesterase, with the translated sequence MPSHFVFVTDSHHHAAAEKDFGAPKMLTRSHEIHRAMVPAINACKADFIVHGGDVVCGGGAFEIPYDIYLQTIDEAKNAFDGLHAPTYYVPGNHDCDAQEGSFEAFARQFPIPETLDIVEAAPRLRLALANVYPISPLKDSLGTWTEAHDRILREAAAKAHNDRCALILFIHPWVFPQYEAQADFVPGGIVTNAEQLMEAVKDLPAVIAIFTGHRHINRIRTYRDFLIVDTACLIGFPLGFREIWLTEDGYFKTRFRTLDLPDLMQASFDRSPVQTNQMWQGEIHDRDTEILIPRLKALWE
- a CDS encoding HAD family hydrolase, producing the protein MYRTIFFDGYGTLFDKAFDALYETCQIIVDDLQIDMSKEAFLDHWDRYFFPLLREGDFISFWDAHIIGLEKTFADLNVRANPESYTAGLFDAFGCVPVFCDVKPTLDVLSDVKTGVISNADHGHLTSALRANDLSFPVVVSSESTRCYKPNPDIFFSAFEALGADPDQTLYVGDSQEDDIVGARRAGISIAWLNRDGAVRRDDIPEPDYEISSLLELSDILGEK
- a CDS encoding CoA transferase, which produces MIDKIHAPLARFTVLDLTRVRAGPTAVRQLADWGANIIKIEPPESIDEAKTMGGPRHGPDFQNLHRNKRGMTLNLKADAGREAFFRMVKRADVVVENFRPDVKDRLDIGYERCKRENPGIVYASISGFGQEGPYRLRPGFDQIAQGMGGLMWITGLPGQGPVRVGVPIADLASGLYTAIGILTALLQREETGEGQWVHTSLLEAQIAMLDFQAARWLIANEVPEQAGNNHPTSIPTGVFQTRDGYINIACSGEQMWQRLCDVLGAGDLYRDERFSNGGVRLTNRDALNESLQKYFIGQDSAHWIDALNEAGVPCGPIYKMDEMWSDPQVMHLKMSRSVTNRVMGDYDVVRNATNLSNAPDLPYRASPERGEHTDEILSEFGFSEGEIAAMKEENVV